A stretch of Equus caballus isolate H_3958 breed thoroughbred chromosome 11, TB-T2T, whole genome shotgun sequence DNA encodes these proteins:
- the ARL16 gene encoding ADP-ribosylation factor-like protein 16 yields MCLILGPTGVGKTLLVKRLQELSSRDGKGHLGDPPPTRPTVGTNLTDIVVQRKITIRELGGCMGPIWSSYYGNCHSLLFMMDASNPTQLSASCVQLLGLLSAEQLAEASVLILFNKIDLPCYMTVEEMQSLIRLPDIIACAKQNITTAEISALRGTGLSEVLRWLQDTHRTHS; encoded by the exons ATGTGTCTCATCCTGGGGCCCACGGGCGTCGGGAAGACGCTGTTGGTGAAACGACTGCAAG AGCTGAGCTCCCGGGATGGGAAGGGACACCTGGGCGATCCTCCCCCGACGCGGCCCACG GTGGGCACTAACCTTACTGACATCGTGGTCCAGAGAAAGATCACCATCCGGGAGCTAGGGGGTTGCATGGGCCCCATCTGGTCCAGTTACTATGGAAACTGCCATTCTCTCCTG tTCATGATGGATGCCTCTAACCCCACCCAGCTGTCTGCATCCTGTGTGCAACTCTTGGGTCTTCTATCTGCAGAACAACTTGCAGAAGCATCGGTTCTGATACTCTTCAATAAAAT TGACCTGCCCTGTTATATGACCGTAGAGGAGATGCAGTCATTAATCAGGCTCCCGGACATCATTGCTTGCGCCAAGCAGAACATCACCACAGCAGAAATCAGTGCCTTGAGAGGCACTGGCTTGTCAGAGGTGCTGCGCTGGCTCCAGGACACCCACAGAACCCACAGCTGA